Proteins encoded in a region of the Bicyclus anynana chromosome 27, ilBicAnyn1.1, whole genome shotgun sequence genome:
- the LOC112047808 gene encoding serine/threonine-protein kinase ULK3 isoform X3, with the protein MSFPKIDGYVVTEKLGSGSYSTVYKAYTKIGARTTVAVKCIDKSRIKHSGAAVVNLVTEIRLLKSLTHPHIVHMKEFTWDDRNIYIIMEYCCGGDLSKYIRRYGRVPEKQVSAVLLATVGVSFEVSERQRRGAHGPEAAQPAAAQGLRRQAHAQGGGLRVRAAHGGAARAHRARLPAVHGARDVAGRVRRQGRSVERGLPPWVPGVIMYECLFGRAPYSSATFAELMDKIQRQAPIEAVALIKRAIELECSGRLAEALQAYGDSLLYLVPAVGAESDAVRRSALAAKLRQYMDRAEEIKRIVTGQASVPSAAPPSHDSVVHSPQACDTTVHCTHNEDIQTDKTDVDIQTDKNTSEPAAKAQDRRGALARLLRRPVPYLDRDTSEGVPEKPQKNNEANDTCKIT; encoded by the exons ATGTCTTTCCCAAAGATCGACGGGTACGTGGTTACAGAGAAACTCGGTTCAGGGAGCTATTCCACCGTGTACAAGGCTTATACCAAG ATTGGTGCCCGCACCACAGTAGCAGTGAAGTGCATAGACAAGTCTCGCATCAAGCACTCGGGAGCGGCCGTAGTCAACCTGGTCACAGAGATCCGTCTGCTGAAGTCTCTGACACATCCTCATATAGTGCACATGAAGGAGTTTACATGGGACGACAG AAACATATACATCATAATGGAGTACTGCTGCGGAGGAGACCTGTCCAAGTACATCCGACGCTACGGACGAGTGCCGGAGAAGCAAGTTA GTGCTGTACTTCTTGCAACAGTTGGCGTCAGCTTTGAAGTTTCTGAGAGACAAAG GCGTGGTGCACATGGACCTGAAGCCGCACAACCTGCTGCTGCACAGGGACTGCGACGGCAGGCACACGCTCAAGGTGGCGGACTTCGG GTTCGCGCAGCACATGGCGGAGCAGCCCGCGCGCACCGTGCGCGGCTCCCCGCTGTACATGGCGCCCGAGATGTTGCTGGGAGAGTACGACGCCAGGGTCGATCTGTGGAGCGTGG ctTGCCCCCGTGGGTTCCAGGGGTCATAATGTACGAGTGCCTGTTCGGACGAGCCCCCTACTCCTCCGCCACCTTCGCCGAGCTCATGGACAAGATACAACGGCAGGCGCCTATAGAG GCCGTGGCACTGATCAAGCGGGCCATAGAGCTGGAGTGCTCGGGACGGCTGGCCGAGGCACTGCAGGCCTACGGAGACAGCCTGCTGTACCTG GTGCCGGCGGTGGGCGCGGAGAGCGACGCGGTGCGGCGTAGCGCGCTGGCGGCCAAGCTGCGGCA GTACATGGACCGCGCGGAGGAGATCAAGCGCATAGTGACCGGCCAGGCCTCTGTACCGTCCGCCGCGCCGCCCTCCCACGACT CGGTGGTGCACTCACCACAAGCCTGCGACACAACTGTGCACTGCACACACAACGAAGACATACAAACGGACAAAACCGACGTagacatacaaacagacaaaaacacCAGTGAG CCCGCAGCGAAGGCTCAGGACCGGCGCGGAGCCCTGGCGCGCCTACTGCGGAGGCCTGTGCCCTACCTCGACAGAGATACG
- the LOC112047808 gene encoding serine/threonine-protein kinase ULK3 isoform X2, whose amino-acid sequence MSFPKIDGYVVTEKLGSGSYSTVYKAYTKIGARTTVAVKCIDKSRIKHSGAAVVNLVTEIRLLKSLTHPHIVHMKEFTWDDRNIYIIMEYCCGGDLSKYIRRYGRVPEKQVLYFLQQLASALKFLRDKGVVHMDLKPHNLLLHRDCDGRHTLKVADFGFAQHMAEQPARTVRGSPLYMAPEMLLGEYDARVDLWSVGVIMYECLFGRAPYSSATFAELMDKIQRQAPIEVPASAGISAGCRELLARLLRHQPDQRISYEEFFAHPYLDLDHMPSKENYNKAVALIKRAIELECSGRLAEALQAYGDSLLYLVPAVGAESDAVRRSALAAKLRQYMDRAEEIKRIVTGQASVPSAAPPSHDSVVHSPQACDTTVHCTHNEDIQTDKTDVDIQTDKNTSEPAAKAQDRRGALARLLRRPVPYLDRDTSEGVPEKPQKNNEANDTCKIT is encoded by the exons ATGTCTTTCCCAAAGATCGACGGGTACGTGGTTACAGAGAAACTCGGTTCAGGGAGCTATTCCACCGTGTACAAGGCTTATACCAAG ATTGGTGCCCGCACCACAGTAGCAGTGAAGTGCATAGACAAGTCTCGCATCAAGCACTCGGGAGCGGCCGTAGTCAACCTGGTCACAGAGATCCGTCTGCTGAAGTCTCTGACACATCCTCATATAGTGCACATGAAGGAGTTTACATGGGACGACAG AAACATATACATCATAATGGAGTACTGCTGCGGAGGAGACCTGTCCAAGTACATCCGACGCTACGGACGAGTGCCGGAGAAGCAA GTGCTGTACTTCTTGCAACAGTTGGCGTCAGCTTTGAAGTTTCTGAGAGACAAAG GCGTGGTGCACATGGACCTGAAGCCGCACAACCTGCTGCTGCACAGGGACTGCGACGGCAGGCACACGCTCAAGGTGGCGGACTTCGG GTTCGCGCAGCACATGGCGGAGCAGCCCGCGCGCACCGTGCGCGGCTCCCCGCTGTACATGGCGCCCGAGATGTTGCTGGGAGAGTACGACGCCAGGGTCGATCTGTGGAGCGTGG GGGTCATAATGTACGAGTGCCTGTTCGGACGAGCCCCCTACTCCTCCGCCACCTTCGCCGAGCTCATGGACAAGATACAACGGCAGGCGCCTATAGAG GTCCCCGCCAGCGCCGGCATCTCGGCCGGCTGCCGCGAGCTGCTGGCGCGCCTGCTGCGGCACCAGCCCGACCAGCGCATCTCGTACGAGGAGTTCTTCGCGCACCCCTACCTCGACCTGGACCACATGCCGTCCAAGGAGAACTACAACAAG GCCGTGGCACTGATCAAGCGGGCCATAGAGCTGGAGTGCTCGGGACGGCTGGCCGAGGCACTGCAGGCCTACGGAGACAGCCTGCTGTACCTG GTGCCGGCGGTGGGCGCGGAGAGCGACGCGGTGCGGCGTAGCGCGCTGGCGGCCAAGCTGCGGCA GTACATGGACCGCGCGGAGGAGATCAAGCGCATAGTGACCGGCCAGGCCTCTGTACCGTCCGCCGCGCCGCCCTCCCACGACT CGGTGGTGCACTCACCACAAGCCTGCGACACAACTGTGCACTGCACACACAACGAAGACATACAAACGGACAAAACCGACGTagacatacaaacagacaaaaacacCAGTGAG CCCGCAGCGAAGGCTCAGGACCGGCGCGGAGCCCTGGCGCGCCTACTGCGGAGGCCTGTGCCCTACCTCGACAGAGATACG
- the LOC112047808 gene encoding serine/threonine-protein kinase ULK3 isoform X1 — MSFPKIDGYVVTEKLGSGSYSTVYKAYTKIGARTTVAVKCIDKSRIKHSGAAVVNLVTEIRLLKSLTHPHIVHMKEFTWDDRNIYIIMEYCCGGDLSKYIRRYGRVPEKQVSAVLLATVGVSFEVSERQRRGAHGPEAAQPAAAQGLRRQAHAQGGGLRVRAAHGGAARAHRARLPAVHGARDVAGRVRRQGRSVERGLPPWVPGVIMYECLFGRAPYSSATFAELMDKIQRQAPIEVPASAGISAGCRELLARLLRHQPDQRISYEEFFAHPYLDLDHMPSKENYNKAVALIKRAIELECSGRLAEALQAYGDSLLYLVPAVGAESDAVRRSALAAKLRQYMDRAEEIKRIVTGQASVPSAAPPSHDSVVHSPQACDTTVHCTHNEDIQTDKTDVDIQTDKNTSEPAAKAQDRRGALARLLRRPVPYLDRDTSEGVPEKPQKNNEANDTCKIT; from the exons ATGTCTTTCCCAAAGATCGACGGGTACGTGGTTACAGAGAAACTCGGTTCAGGGAGCTATTCCACCGTGTACAAGGCTTATACCAAG ATTGGTGCCCGCACCACAGTAGCAGTGAAGTGCATAGACAAGTCTCGCATCAAGCACTCGGGAGCGGCCGTAGTCAACCTGGTCACAGAGATCCGTCTGCTGAAGTCTCTGACACATCCTCATATAGTGCACATGAAGGAGTTTACATGGGACGACAG AAACATATACATCATAATGGAGTACTGCTGCGGAGGAGACCTGTCCAAGTACATCCGACGCTACGGACGAGTGCCGGAGAAGCAAGTTA GTGCTGTACTTCTTGCAACAGTTGGCGTCAGCTTTGAAGTTTCTGAGAGACAAAG GCGTGGTGCACATGGACCTGAAGCCGCACAACCTGCTGCTGCACAGGGACTGCGACGGCAGGCACACGCTCAAGGTGGCGGACTTCGG GTTCGCGCAGCACATGGCGGAGCAGCCCGCGCGCACCGTGCGCGGCTCCCCGCTGTACATGGCGCCCGAGATGTTGCTGGGAGAGTACGACGCCAGGGTCGATCTGTGGAGCGTGG ctTGCCCCCGTGGGTTCCAGGGGTCATAATGTACGAGTGCCTGTTCGGACGAGCCCCCTACTCCTCCGCCACCTTCGCCGAGCTCATGGACAAGATACAACGGCAGGCGCCTATAGAG GTCCCCGCCAGCGCCGGCATCTCGGCCGGCTGCCGCGAGCTGCTGGCGCGCCTGCTGCGGCACCAGCCCGACCAGCGCATCTCGTACGAGGAGTTCTTCGCGCACCCCTACCTCGACCTGGACCACATGCCGTCCAAGGAGAACTACAACAAG GCCGTGGCACTGATCAAGCGGGCCATAGAGCTGGAGTGCTCGGGACGGCTGGCCGAGGCACTGCAGGCCTACGGAGACAGCCTGCTGTACCTG GTGCCGGCGGTGGGCGCGGAGAGCGACGCGGTGCGGCGTAGCGCGCTGGCGGCCAAGCTGCGGCA GTACATGGACCGCGCGGAGGAGATCAAGCGCATAGTGACCGGCCAGGCCTCTGTACCGTCCGCCGCGCCGCCCTCCCACGACT CGGTGGTGCACTCACCACAAGCCTGCGACACAACTGTGCACTGCACACACAACGAAGACATACAAACGGACAAAACCGACGTagacatacaaacagacaaaaacacCAGTGAG CCCGCAGCGAAGGCTCAGGACCGGCGCGGAGCCCTGGCGCGCCTACTGCGGAGGCCTGTGCCCTACCTCGACAGAGATACG
- the LOC112047808 gene encoding serine/threonine-protein kinase ULK3 isoform X4: protein MSFPKIDGYVVTEKLGSGSYSTVYKAYTKIGARTTVAVKCIDKSRIKHSGAAVVNLVTEIRLLKSLTHPHIVHMKEFTWDDRNIYIIMEYCCGGDLSKYIRRYGRVPEKQVLYFLQQLASALKFLRDKGVVHMDLKPHNLLLHRDCDGRHTLKVADFGFAQHMAEQPARTVRGSPLYMAPEMLLGEYDARVDLWSVGVIMYECLFGRAPYSSATFAELMDKIQRQAPIEAVALIKRAIELECSGRLAEALQAYGDSLLYLVPAVGAESDAVRRSALAAKLRQYMDRAEEIKRIVTGQASVPSAAPPSHDSVVHSPQACDTTVHCTHNEDIQTDKTDVDIQTDKNTSEPAAKAQDRRGALARLLRRPVPYLDRDTSEGVPEKPQKNNEANDTCKIT from the exons ATGTCTTTCCCAAAGATCGACGGGTACGTGGTTACAGAGAAACTCGGTTCAGGGAGCTATTCCACCGTGTACAAGGCTTATACCAAG ATTGGTGCCCGCACCACAGTAGCAGTGAAGTGCATAGACAAGTCTCGCATCAAGCACTCGGGAGCGGCCGTAGTCAACCTGGTCACAGAGATCCGTCTGCTGAAGTCTCTGACACATCCTCATATAGTGCACATGAAGGAGTTTACATGGGACGACAG AAACATATACATCATAATGGAGTACTGCTGCGGAGGAGACCTGTCCAAGTACATCCGACGCTACGGACGAGTGCCGGAGAAGCAA GTGCTGTACTTCTTGCAACAGTTGGCGTCAGCTTTGAAGTTTCTGAGAGACAAAG GCGTGGTGCACATGGACCTGAAGCCGCACAACCTGCTGCTGCACAGGGACTGCGACGGCAGGCACACGCTCAAGGTGGCGGACTTCGG GTTCGCGCAGCACATGGCGGAGCAGCCCGCGCGCACCGTGCGCGGCTCCCCGCTGTACATGGCGCCCGAGATGTTGCTGGGAGAGTACGACGCCAGGGTCGATCTGTGGAGCGTGG GGGTCATAATGTACGAGTGCCTGTTCGGACGAGCCCCCTACTCCTCCGCCACCTTCGCCGAGCTCATGGACAAGATACAACGGCAGGCGCCTATAGAG GCCGTGGCACTGATCAAGCGGGCCATAGAGCTGGAGTGCTCGGGACGGCTGGCCGAGGCACTGCAGGCCTACGGAGACAGCCTGCTGTACCTG GTGCCGGCGGTGGGCGCGGAGAGCGACGCGGTGCGGCGTAGCGCGCTGGCGGCCAAGCTGCGGCA GTACATGGACCGCGCGGAGGAGATCAAGCGCATAGTGACCGGCCAGGCCTCTGTACCGTCCGCCGCGCCGCCCTCCCACGACT CGGTGGTGCACTCACCACAAGCCTGCGACACAACTGTGCACTGCACACACAACGAAGACATACAAACGGACAAAACCGACGTagacatacaaacagacaaaaacacCAGTGAG CCCGCAGCGAAGGCTCAGGACCGGCGCGGAGCCCTGGCGCGCCTACTGCGGAGGCCTGTGCCCTACCTCGACAGAGATACG
- the LOC112047808 gene encoding uncharacterized protein LOC112047808 isoform X5 has product MGRQKHIHHNGVLLRRRPVQVHPTLRTSAGEASAVLLATVGVSFEVSERQRRGAHGPEAAQPAAAQGLRRQAHAQGGGLRVRAAHGGAARAHRARLPAVHGARDVAGRVRRQGRSVERGLPPWVPGVIMYECLFGRAPYSSATFAELMDKIQRQAPIEVPASAGISAGCRELLARLLRHQPDQRISYEEFFAHPYLDLDHMPSKENYNKAVALIKRAIELECSGRLAEALQAYGDSLLYLVPAVGAESDAVRRSALAAKLRQYMDRAEEIKRIVTGQASVPSAAPPSHDSVVHSPQACDTTVHCTHNEDIQTDKTDVDIQTDKNTSEPAAKAQDRRGALARLLRRPVPYLDRDTSEGVPEKPQKNNEANDTCKIT; this is encoded by the exons ATGGGACGACAG AAACATATACATCATAATGGAGTACTGCTGCGGAGGAGACCTGTCCAAGTACATCCGACGCTACGGACGAGTGCCGGAGAAGCAA GTGCTGTACTTCTTGCAACAGTTGGCGTCAGCTTTGAAGTTTCTGAGAGACAAAG GCGTGGTGCACATGGACCTGAAGCCGCACAACCTGCTGCTGCACAGGGACTGCGACGGCAGGCACACGCTCAAGGTGGCGGACTTCGG GTTCGCGCAGCACATGGCGGAGCAGCCCGCGCGCACCGTGCGCGGCTCCCCGCTGTACATGGCGCCCGAGATGTTGCTGGGAGAGTACGACGCCAGGGTCGATCTGTGGAGCGTGG ctTGCCCCCGTGGGTTCCAGGGGTCATAATGTACGAGTGCCTGTTCGGACGAGCCCCCTACTCCTCCGCCACCTTCGCCGAGCTCATGGACAAGATACAACGGCAGGCGCCTATAGAG GTCCCCGCCAGCGCCGGCATCTCGGCCGGCTGCCGCGAGCTGCTGGCGCGCCTGCTGCGGCACCAGCCCGACCAGCGCATCTCGTACGAGGAGTTCTTCGCGCACCCCTACCTCGACCTGGACCACATGCCGTCCAAGGAGAACTACAACAAG GCCGTGGCACTGATCAAGCGGGCCATAGAGCTGGAGTGCTCGGGACGGCTGGCCGAGGCACTGCAGGCCTACGGAGACAGCCTGCTGTACCTG GTGCCGGCGGTGGGCGCGGAGAGCGACGCGGTGCGGCGTAGCGCGCTGGCGGCCAAGCTGCGGCA GTACATGGACCGCGCGGAGGAGATCAAGCGCATAGTGACCGGCCAGGCCTCTGTACCGTCCGCCGCGCCGCCCTCCCACGACT CGGTGGTGCACTCACCACAAGCCTGCGACACAACTGTGCACTGCACACACAACGAAGACATACAAACGGACAAAACCGACGTagacatacaaacagacaaaaacacCAGTGAG CCCGCAGCGAAGGCTCAGGACCGGCGCGGAGCCCTGGCGCGCCTACTGCGGAGGCCTGTGCCCTACCTCGACAGAGATACG